From the genome of Vicia villosa cultivar HV-30 ecotype Madison, WI linkage group LG2, Vvil1.0, whole genome shotgun sequence, one region includes:
- the LOC131647512 gene encoding uncharacterized protein LOC131647512, whose product MPKRLFLDLSTTFRHCPPHVRCYYRINKTQFLQRMSHPSLNNRSFSTSFSNKTGFVGWYLRKLETYPVITKSITSSLIYTAADFTSQMITLPSYASYDFKRTSRMAMYGLLFLGPSQHMWFNFLSKILPKRDVNTTLKKIFMGQAVFGPISNTVFFSYNGALQGDSGPEIIARLKRDLLPTLLGGAMFWPICDFVTFRFIAVHLQPLMNSSCAYVWTIYLTYMANRNLTEA is encoded by the exons CCACCACATGTTCGATGTTATTACCGAATCAATAAAACACAGTTCCTTCAAAGAATGTCCCACCCTTCTTTGAACAACCGTTCTTTCTCTACGTCTTTTTCTAACAAGACTGGGTTTGTAGGTTGGTATTTGCGTAAGCTTGAAACTTACCCGGTTATCACTAAGAGCATTACTTCCTCGCTTATTTACACAGCTGCTGATTTCACTTCACAG ATGATTACATTACCCTCTTATGCTTCATATGATTTTAAAAGGACATCACGCATGGCAATGTATGGGTTGCTATTCTTGGGGCCATCGCAGCATATGTGGTTTAATTTTCTGTCCAAAATTTTACCCAAGAGAGATGTGAATAcaactttgaagaaaatttttatgGGGCAAGCTGTATTTGGTCCTATCAGCAATACTGTTTTCTTCTCCTATAATGGTGCTTTACAAg GTGACAGCGGGCCTGAAATTATTGCCAGACTGAAGCGGGATCTTCTTCCTACGTTATTAGGCGGTGCCATGTTTTGGCCTATTTGTGATTTTGTCACCTTTAGATTCATTGCAGTCCATTTACAG CCACTGATGAATAGTTCCTGTGCATATGTGTGGACCATTTATTTAACTTACATGGCAAACCGAAACTTGACTGAAGCTTAG